From Pagrus major chromosome 18, Pma_NU_1.0, a single genomic window includes:
- the LOC141012933 gene encoding uncharacterized protein: protein MSFDLRGRQLDPQILQLNIQAPVSSVLLVSECLSQGEMRVSCSSNGGDSPQYSWTLDGHTLTDAQLLSGNKDSNNIILRQDVSGQLVCSVSNHVSRVSKEETISTCGFIFIDCISNGTHISQWVSKANNTLCTESTTAPTMITVTEADHSLLICGLRTAVVILILIGIAVYFVWKKKKYEKAEGSAAPEEMDYENSVMMVEMRSSASEL, encoded by the exons ATGAGCTTTGATTTAAGAGGACGACAGTTAGATCCTCAGATTCTACAGTTGAACATTCAAg ctcctgtgtcctctgtcctgCTGGTCTCTGAGTGTCTGTCCCAGGGAGAGATGAGGGTGTCCTGCTCCTCTAACGGAGGGGACAGTCCTCAGTACAGCTGGACTCTGGatggacacacactgacagacgcTCAGCTCCTCTCTGGAAATAAAGACAGTAACAACATCATCCTGAGACAAGACGTCTCAGGACAACTGGTCTGCTCAGTCAGCAACCACGTCAGTAGAGTCTCGAAGGAAGAGACGATATCTACCTGTG GCTTCATATTCATTGACTGCATCTCTAATGGGACGCACATATCACAGTGGGTGTCCAAAGCCAATAACACCCTGTGTACTGAGTCAACAACAGCCCCGACCATGATCACAGTAACAGAGGCGG ATCACTCCCTGCTCATATGTGGTTTGCGAACAGCTGTTGTGATTCTTATTTTAATTGGGATCGCCGTCTATTTTgtttggaagaagaagaaatatgagAAAGCTGAAGGCTCTGCTGCACCTGAAGAGATGGACTATGAGAACTCTGTTATGATGGTTGAAATGAGAAGTTCTGCATCTGAACTTTAA